In one Saimiri boliviensis isolate mSaiBol1 chromosome 3, mSaiBol1.pri, whole genome shotgun sequence genomic region, the following are encoded:
- the SPRY1 gene encoding protein sprouty homolog 1, translating to MDPQNQHGSGSSLVVIQQPPLDSRQRLDYEREIQPAAILSLDQIKAIRGSNEYTEGPSVVKRPAPRIAPRQEKHERTHEILPINVNNNYEHRHTSHLGHAVLPNNARGPILSRSTSTGSAASSGSNSSASSEQGLLGRSPPTRPVPGHRSERAIRTQPKQLIVEDLKGSLKEDLTQHKFICEQCGKCKCGECTAPRTLPSCLACNRQCLCSAESMVEYGTCMCLVKGIFYHCSNDDEGDSYSDNPCSCSQSHCCSRYLCMGAMSLFLPCLLCYPPAKGCLKLCRGCYDWIHRPGCRCKNSNTVYCKLESCPSRGQGKPS from the coding sequence ATGGATCCCCAAAATCAACATGGCAGTGGCAGTTCATTAGTTGTGATCCAGCAGCCTCCTTTGGATAGCCGTCAGAGATTAGACTATGAGAGAGAGATTCAGCCTGCTGCTATTTTGTCCTTAGACCAGATCAAGGCCATAAGAGGCAGCAATGAATACACAGAAGGGCCTTCAGTGGTGAAAAGACCTGCTCCTCGGATAGCACCAAGACAAGAAAAGCATGAAAGGACTCATGAAATCCTACCAATTAATGTGAATAATAACTACGAGCACAGACACACAAGCCACCTGGGACATGCAGTACTCCCAAATAATGCCAGGGGCCCCATTTTGAGCAGATCTACCAGCACTGGAAGTGCAGCCAGCTCTGGGAGCAACAGCAGTGCGTCTTCTGAACAGGGACTATTAGGAAGATCACCACCAACCAGACCAGTCCCTGGTCATAGGTCTGAAAGGGCAATCCGGACCCAGCCCAAGCAGCTGATTGTGGAGGACTTGAAGGGTTCCTTGAAAGAGGACCTGACACAGCACAAGTTCATCTGTGAACAGTGTGGGAAGTGCAAGTGTGGAGAATGCACGGCTCCCAGGACCCTGCCATCCTGTCTGGCCTGTAACCGGCAGTGCCTTTGCTCTGCTGAGAGCATGGTGGAATATGGAACCTGCATGTGCTTAGTCAAGGGCATCTTCTACCACTGCTCCAATGATGACGAAGGGGATTCCTATTCGGATAATCCTTGCTCCTGTTCACAGTCACACTGCTGCTCTAGATACCTGTGTATGGGAGCCATGTCTCTATTTTTACCTTGCTTACTCTGTTATCCTCCTGCTAAAGGATGCCTGAAGCTGTGCAGGGGGTGTTATGACTGGATCCATCGCCCAGGGTGCCGATGTAAGAACTCCAACACTGTCTATTGTAAGCTGGAGAGCTGCCCCTCCCGGGGTCAGGGTAAACCATCATGA